A window from Akkermansia muciniphila encodes these proteins:
- a CDS encoding TetR/AcrR family transcriptional regulator — MKQQQGTKERLLDAAECLFAEHGYTGTSMRMISQQASVNIASANYYFGGKEGLWKAVMMKYAPQARDFRISMMNEAMEKGTVQALAHAYVYPSFHGLLHVKLEDLGNFPHYLRLLGICHVQTPEIAVEYIKEVYSPIRRRLHDCIRTMFPDASTYQVFWTVLAIESIMIGLLTRLRMIMELMENNRVPKGSVQDLFELIVRQVDGLIHLCGKPS; from the coding sequence ATGAAACAACAGCAAGGAACCAAGGAACGATTGCTGGACGCGGCGGAATGCCTGTTTGCCGAGCACGGCTATACGGGCACTTCCATGCGCATGATTTCCCAGCAGGCGTCCGTCAACATCGCCTCCGCCAATTATTATTTTGGCGGCAAGGAGGGCCTCTGGAAGGCGGTCATGATGAAGTATGCGCCGCAGGCGCGGGATTTCCGGATTTCCATGATGAATGAGGCCATGGAGAAAGGCACGGTGCAGGCGCTGGCCCATGCCTACGTTTACCCTTCCTTCCACGGCCTCCTGCATGTGAAGCTGGAAGACCTGGGCAATTTTCCCCATTACCTGCGCCTGCTGGGCATCTGCCATGTGCAGACTCCGGAGATAGCGGTGGAGTATATCAAGGAGGTGTATTCCCCCATCCGCCGCCGTCTGCATGACTGCATCCGCACCATGTTTCCGGACGCTTCCACGTACCAGGTTTTCTGGACGGTGCTGGCCATTGAAAGCATCATGATCGGCCTGCTGACCCGTTTGCGGATGATTATGGAGCTGATGGAGAACAACCGGGTTCCCAAGGGCAGCGTGCAGGATTTGTTTGAGCTGATTGTCCGGCAGGTGGACGGGCTGATCCATTTGTGCGGGAAGCCTTCATAA
- the hisD gene encoding histidinol dehydrogenase, whose protein sequence is MKIYRPSDTCFDEMKSRMNRRALPEDSVRDTVNAIIQDVSARGDEALFDYAARFDKVHLDSSSLFVTEEELAEAEAAVEDSVKEAIAASLANIHYFSDRSRRQDWSGVNAQGVEVAERFLPYDRVGIYIPGGKAPLVSTSIMTGGFAQAAGVREIVAATPCGPDGRVNPALLYALKASGATEIIKIGGAQAVAALALGTDSVKPVEKIFGPGNRFVVEAKRQLVGAVAIDLLPGPSEVMVLADETADAEFLAADLLAQGEHGPDSVVVFVTTSETLLEQVEAEVERQAALLSRGSIIREVLDKHAYGFLVSSIQEGVDLVNAFAPEHLVLVTRDEDAVLDGIRTAGAIYAGALSTVACGDFLAGPSHTLPTGGAGKSFSGLRADQFQRRTSVVRMNRDSVLKSAPYVAEFARVEGLDAHNHSLQVRAARVDR, encoded by the coding sequence ATGAAAATTTACCGTCCTTCCGACACCTGTTTTGACGAGATGAAGAGCCGGATGAACCGCCGCGCTCTCCCGGAGGATTCCGTAAGGGATACCGTGAACGCTATTATCCAGGACGTTTCCGCGCGCGGGGACGAGGCCCTTTTTGATTACGCCGCCAGGTTTGACAAGGTGCATCTGGACTCTTCCTCCCTGTTCGTGACGGAAGAAGAGCTGGCGGAGGCGGAAGCCGCGGTGGAGGATTCCGTGAAAGAGGCCATTGCCGCCTCCCTGGCCAACATCCATTATTTTTCAGACCGCAGCCGCAGGCAGGACTGGTCCGGCGTGAACGCCCAGGGGGTGGAGGTGGCGGAACGCTTCCTTCCGTATGACCGCGTGGGCATTTATATTCCCGGCGGGAAGGCTCCCCTGGTGTCCACGTCCATCATGACGGGCGGTTTTGCCCAGGCCGCCGGCGTGCGGGAGATTGTGGCCGCCACGCCCTGCGGTCCGGACGGGCGGGTGAATCCCGCTCTTTTATATGCATTGAAGGCTTCCGGCGCTACGGAGATTATTAAAATAGGCGGAGCCCAGGCGGTTGCCGCCCTTGCCCTGGGGACGGATAGCGTGAAGCCGGTGGAAAAGATTTTCGGCCCCGGCAACCGTTTTGTGGTGGAGGCCAAGCGCCAGCTGGTGGGGGCCGTCGCCATTGACCTGCTGCCCGGCCCCAGTGAAGTAATGGTGCTGGCGGATGAAACCGCTGACGCGGAATTTCTGGCCGCCGACCTTCTGGCGCAGGGGGAACACGGCCCGGACAGCGTGGTGGTGTTTGTCACCACGTCGGAAACGCTGCTGGAACAGGTGGAGGCGGAGGTGGAGCGCCAGGCCGCCCTGCTGAGCCGCGGCTCCATTATACGGGAAGTGCTGGACAAGCACGCTTACGGTTTCCTGGTTTCTTCCATCCAGGAGGGGGTGGACCTGGTGAACGCCTTTGCCCCGGAGCACCTGGTGCTCGTCACGCGGGATGAAGACGCCGTGCTGGACGGCATCCGCACGGCGGGTGCCATTTACGCCGGCGCTCTCTCCACGGTAGCCTGCGGGGATTTCCTGGCAGGGCCCAGCCATACGCTGCCCACGGGAGGGGCCGGCAAGTCCTTTTCCGGCCTGCGGGCGGACCAGTTCCAGCGGCGCACCAGCGTGGTGCGGATGAACCGGGATTCCGTGCTCAAGTCCGCCCCGTATGTGGCGGAGTTCGCCAGGGTGGAGGGGCTGGATGCCCACAACCACTCCCTCCAGGTCCGCGCCGCGCGCGTTGACCGGTAA
- the sucC gene encoding ADP-forming succinate--CoA ligase subunit beta, translating to MNIHEYQAKQLFERFGVATPKGIAAATAQEAAQIARNMGLSQYVVKAQVHAGGRGKGTFKNGFKGGVHVVDTVEEVEDVAGKMLNQVLVTKQTGETGKLVSKIMVAEAVDLKKECYFAILQDRARECPVIVASTEGGMDIEEVAATRPEAIIREHIDPALGILPFQALKIAVALGLTGPLLRQATKLITNVYKLFTTLDCSLVEINPLVVTTDDRVCALDAKFNFDDNALYRHPEIMEMRDETEEDPREVEAGKYDLNYIGLDGNIGCMVNGAGLAMATMDIIKYYGGEPANFLDVGGSATEEMVTNAFRILTSDKNVKALLVNIFGGIMRCDVIAQGIVAAAKNIDMKIPLVVRLEGTNVEIGKKILADSGIAIIPADNLDEAAQKAVAAVK from the coding sequence ATGAACATTCACGAATATCAAGCAAAACAACTCTTTGAGCGCTTTGGCGTGGCTACCCCCAAGGGCATTGCCGCCGCTACCGCCCAGGAAGCAGCACAAATAGCCCGGAACATGGGCCTCTCCCAATACGTAGTTAAGGCACAGGTACACGCTGGCGGCCGTGGCAAAGGCACCTTCAAAAACGGCTTCAAGGGCGGCGTGCACGTCGTTGACACCGTGGAGGAAGTGGAAGATGTGGCCGGCAAGATGCTCAACCAGGTTCTGGTCACCAAGCAAACCGGGGAAACCGGCAAGCTGGTCAGCAAGATCATGGTGGCGGAAGCCGTGGACCTGAAAAAGGAATGCTACTTCGCCATTCTCCAGGACCGCGCCCGTGAATGCCCCGTCATCGTAGCCAGTACGGAAGGCGGCATGGACATTGAAGAAGTGGCCGCCACCCGTCCAGAAGCCATCATCCGCGAACACATTGACCCGGCCCTGGGCATCCTCCCCTTCCAGGCGCTCAAGATCGCCGTGGCCCTGGGCCTGACCGGCCCCCTGCTCCGCCAGGCCACCAAGCTCATCACCAACGTATACAAGCTTTTCACCACGCTGGACTGCTCCCTGGTGGAAATCAACCCCCTCGTGGTCACCACGGACGACCGCGTGTGCGCCCTGGACGCCAAATTCAACTTTGACGACAATGCCCTGTACCGCCACCCGGAAATCATGGAAATGCGGGATGAAACGGAAGAAGACCCCCGTGAAGTGGAAGCCGGCAAATATGACCTGAACTACATCGGCCTGGACGGCAACATCGGTTGCATGGTAAACGGCGCCGGGCTGGCCATGGCCACGATGGACATCATCAAGTACTACGGCGGCGAACCCGCCAACTTCCTGGACGTGGGCGGCTCCGCCACGGAGGAAATGGTAACCAACGCGTTCCGCATCCTCACCAGCGACAAGAATGTAAAGGCACTTCTGGTCAACATCTTCGGCGGCATCATGCGCTGCGACGTCATCGCCCAGGGCATTGTAGCCGCGGCGAAAAACATCGACATGAAAATCCCGCTCGTCGTCCGCCTGGAAGGCACCAACGTGGAAATCGGCAAGAAAATCCTCGCAGACAGCGGCATTGCCATCATCCCTGCCGACAACCTGGACGAAGCCGCTCAGAAGGCGGTTGCAGCAGTCAAATAA
- the sucD gene encoding succinate--CoA ligase subunit alpha, whose translation MTSLIDKNTRLVVQGITGSAGAFHAKNCMDFGTNVVAGVTPGKGGQLFEGKVPVFDTVAEAKKATDCNASMIFVPPPFAADAIMEAADAGVKLIVCITEGIPVQDMQKVKAFLKDKDVTLIGPNCPGIVNPAANCKIGIMPAYIFKPGRIGIVSRSGTLTYEAVWQVTNMGLGQSMCIGIGGDPVHGMTQQQAVQFFTEDPNTDAFIMIGEIGGSEEEEAAEWIKNNCKKPVAAFIAGATAPKGRRMGHAGAIVAGGKGTAAAKQEALKEAGIVVAKTPAQMGAALAEAMKNKGM comes from the coding sequence ATGACATCTCTCATTGACAAAAACACCCGTCTGGTCGTGCAAGGCATCACCGGCAGCGCCGGGGCATTCCACGCCAAAAACTGCATGGACTTCGGCACCAACGTGGTCGCCGGCGTGACCCCCGGCAAGGGCGGCCAGCTCTTTGAAGGCAAGGTCCCCGTCTTCGACACCGTGGCGGAAGCCAAAAAAGCCACGGACTGCAATGCCTCCATGATCTTTGTGCCGCCGCCCTTCGCCGCGGACGCCATCATGGAAGCCGCAGACGCGGGCGTGAAGCTCATCGTCTGCATCACGGAAGGCATCCCGGTGCAGGACATGCAGAAGGTGAAAGCCTTCCTGAAGGACAAGGACGTGACCCTCATCGGTCCGAACTGCCCCGGCATCGTCAACCCCGCCGCCAACTGCAAGATCGGCATCATGCCGGCCTACATCTTCAAGCCCGGCAGAATCGGCATCGTCTCCCGTTCCGGCACGCTCACCTATGAAGCCGTCTGGCAGGTTACCAACATGGGCCTTGGCCAGAGCATGTGCATCGGCATCGGCGGCGACCCCGTCCACGGCATGACCCAGCAGCAGGCCGTTCAATTCTTCACGGAAGACCCCAACACGGACGCCTTCATCATGATCGGTGAAATCGGCGGTTCCGAAGAGGAAGAAGCCGCTGAATGGATCAAGAACAACTGCAAAAAGCCCGTCGCCGCGTTCATCGCAGGCGCCACAGCTCCCAAGGGACGCCGCATGGGCCACGCAGGCGCCATCGTGGCCGGAGGCAAAGGCACCGCCGCCGCCAAGCAGGAAGCCCTGAAGGAAGCCGGCATCGTGGTCGCCAAGACGCCCGCCCAGATGGGCGCCGCCCTGGCGGAAGCCATGAAAAACAAAGGCATGTAA
- a CDS encoding RecQ family ATP-dependent DNA helicase, with translation MSGFKVIRSPMEALKEHFGFSGLREGQDRVVSSIMEGRNVLVVMPTGGGKSLCYQLPALCRDGVCLVVSPLIALMKDQVDALAARGIPATMINSSLSFPEQKERLAGMKEGVFKLVYVAPERFGHEGFMRALAEVDINMVAVDEAHCLSQWGHDFRPDYLKLGRAIEAMGQPQVAALTATATPRVREDILVHLRLDDPVTIVRGFARENLHFRITACDTHKDKYKRLYELVKLHKTGIIYCSTRKKVEQVHEALSDLGLNVTAYHAGMTDAQREEAQNAFMNRHADIVIATNAFGMGIDRADVRFVAHFEIPGSVEAYYQEAGRAGRDGADAYCELLFNHADLRTQEFFIEGVNPGVPLIVELYELLRKHCSADSHDVAWSLEEMAERLKCRNAMQVGAALSVLMRNGVISRHDVPGQRVKLTRVTDPSVSGLKIPLDEQALREKEVRDREKLKAVTEFAYSTGCRQQWILNYFGEEDSAPCGRCDQCMTLGVEEGQSLGEEENKVVRQALSGIARASVRMGDGSWQGRWGKTKIIQMLKGAKNQEILKTSLARLSTYGILSRWSEDDIRQLFRAMQMAGLTRMSGEADRPLVTLSPKGNEVMMGRKDASMIWPFARRGKASAPSEQTRVRSTGDLTALGEFDEDLFLKLKELRNELAREAGIPAYAVFHNSTLEGLARLKPTTRRGAMNVHGIGEQKAAKYLDDFLEVIAEHCEV, from the coding sequence ATGAGTGGATTCAAGGTGATCAGATCGCCGATGGAGGCATTGAAGGAGCACTTCGGCTTTTCCGGCTTGAGGGAAGGGCAGGACCGCGTGGTTTCCTCCATCATGGAGGGCCGCAATGTACTGGTGGTGATGCCCACCGGCGGGGGCAAGTCCCTGTGTTACCAGCTTCCGGCCCTTTGCCGGGACGGAGTTTGCCTGGTGGTCAGCCCTTTGATCGCCCTGATGAAGGACCAGGTGGACGCCCTTGCCGCCAGGGGGATTCCCGCTACCATGATTAACAGCTCCCTGAGCTTCCCGGAACAGAAGGAACGCCTTGCCGGCATGAAGGAGGGAGTGTTCAAGCTGGTGTACGTGGCTCCGGAGCGTTTCGGCCATGAGGGATTCATGCGCGCTCTGGCGGAGGTGGACATCAATATGGTGGCCGTTGATGAGGCGCATTGCCTGAGCCAGTGGGGCCATGATTTCCGCCCGGATTACCTGAAACTGGGCCGGGCTATTGAAGCGATGGGACAACCCCAGGTGGCGGCCCTGACCGCCACGGCCACTCCCCGTGTGCGGGAGGATATTCTGGTGCATTTGAGGCTGGATGATCCGGTGACGATCGTACGCGGGTTTGCGCGGGAGAACCTGCATTTCCGCATTACGGCGTGCGATACGCACAAGGATAAGTACAAGAGGCTGTATGAGCTGGTAAAGCTCCATAAAACAGGGATTATTTACTGTTCCACCCGCAAGAAAGTGGAGCAGGTGCATGAGGCCCTTTCCGATCTTGGCCTGAACGTGACGGCCTACCACGCGGGCATGACGGATGCCCAGCGGGAAGAAGCCCAGAACGCGTTCATGAACCGCCATGCGGACATTGTCATTGCCACGAATGCGTTTGGCATGGGCATAGACCGTGCGGACGTCAGGTTTGTGGCCCATTTTGAGATTCCCGGCAGCGTGGAGGCTTATTATCAGGAAGCAGGCCGTGCGGGGCGCGACGGAGCTGATGCCTATTGCGAGCTTTTGTTCAACCACGCGGATTTGCGGACCCAGGAGTTTTTTATTGAAGGGGTGAACCCCGGCGTTCCGCTGATTGTGGAGTTGTATGAACTGCTGCGGAAGCATTGCAGTGCGGATTCCCATGATGTAGCGTGGTCCCTGGAGGAGATGGCGGAACGCCTTAAATGCCGGAATGCCATGCAGGTGGGGGCGGCCCTGTCCGTTCTCATGCGCAATGGGGTGATCAGCCGCCATGATGTTCCGGGACAGCGCGTAAAGCTTACCAGAGTGACGGACCCCTCCGTAAGCGGCTTGAAGATTCCTTTGGATGAACAGGCCCTGCGGGAAAAGGAAGTGAGGGACCGGGAAAAATTGAAGGCGGTGACGGAATTCGCTTATTCCACCGGCTGCCGCCAGCAGTGGATATTGAATTACTTCGGGGAGGAGGACAGCGCCCCCTGCGGCCGGTGTGACCAGTGCATGACGCTGGGTGTGGAGGAAGGCCAGTCCCTGGGTGAGGAGGAAAACAAGGTAGTGCGCCAGGCCTTAAGCGGAATTGCCCGCGCGTCCGTGCGCATGGGGGACGGCTCCTGGCAGGGAAGATGGGGGAAGACGAAGATCATCCAGATGCTCAAGGGGGCGAAGAATCAGGAGATTTTAAAAACTTCCCTAGCCCGGCTGAGTACGTATGGCATCCTTTCCCGGTGGAGCGAGGACGACATCCGCCAGTTGTTCCGCGCCATGCAGATGGCAGGCCTGACCAGAATGAGCGGAGAAGCGGACCGCCCCCTGGTTACTCTGAGCCCGAAAGGTAATGAAGTGATGATGGGGCGGAAGGATGCTTCCATGATTTGGCCTTTTGCCCGCAGAGGAAAAGCTTCTGCCCCTTCAGAACAGACCAGGGTGCGCTCCACGGGGGATTTGACGGCCCTGGGCGAGTTTGATGAAGACTTGTTTTTGAAATTGAAGGAGCTGAGGAATGAACTGGCCCGTGAAGCGGGGATTCCGGCTTATGCCGTATTCCACAATTCCACCCTGGAAGGGTTGGCGCGTCTGAAACCCACCACCCGCCGGGGCGCCATGAATGTCCACGGTATCGGGGAGCAGAAGGCCGCGAAGTATCTGGATGATTTTCTGGAGGTGATTGCTGAACATTGCGAAGTTTAA
- a CDS encoding alpha-L-fucosidase: MTAFIQLRVLLLCSLLGYPAVAHGKGKEGVSVTVPEQASREKLVDMAVKVRPSGRQLDYQQREMLGFIHFGMNTFTGVEWGTGKEEPGMFNPSRLDARSWVKTFKDAGVTGVIFVAKHHDGFCMWPTKWTDHNISRSPYKGGKGDLVREVSAACRELGMKFCIYLSPWDMHEKSFGTEKYNDFYVKQLEELLTNYGPVYLLWFDGAGVDSKVNGKQTPFDWERIFKKARELQPEVLLSGAAPDVRWGGNEMGRGRETEWCVQGVTASSRLFGGNNVGIRAKDRNLGSIDSLAGKKQLVWYPSRAGLPIRKGWFYHERDDKSIKSLDYLVDCYFSTVGQNSNVLPNLSPNKEGIIPEADARRMIQFGRVIEKMKKNDLAKGARAKALSGWSGNPDSGLLFDNNPFTGWATADGTTRAEVEIQLPGKKEFNVIKLQENVRDYGQRVERFAVDAWLDGQWKPLAESTTIGFRKMIRLPKAVKADQLRIRFLDSRKSISFSNFSLYYLAPFSTEDNLEAVRKLDRKEWKITVAGENLPAAQLERLKDGKTDTYVEIGLPPQGCDIIIDTGKVQKIAGLIYTPVMEGGPGHIEMYDIRLSRDGKTWGKPVASGRFGNIVNNPVEQEVNFVPVEARFVKFSAKKGAEGARKAAIAELDLL, encoded by the coding sequence ATGACTGCCTTTATTCAACTTCGCGTCCTGTTGCTCTGTAGCTTGCTGGGTTATCCGGCTGTTGCGCATGGAAAGGGAAAGGAAGGCGTATCCGTCACGGTGCCGGAACAGGCTTCCCGGGAAAAGCTGGTGGATATGGCGGTCAAGGTAAGGCCCTCCGGCCGCCAACTGGATTACCAGCAGCGGGAAATGCTGGGCTTCATCCATTTCGGCATGAACACGTTTACCGGAGTGGAATGGGGAACCGGAAAGGAGGAGCCTGGAATGTTCAATCCTTCCCGGCTGGACGCTCGTTCCTGGGTAAAAACGTTTAAGGATGCCGGCGTAACGGGAGTGATCTTTGTAGCGAAGCATCATGACGGGTTCTGCATGTGGCCCACCAAATGGACGGATCACAATATTTCCCGTTCTCCTTACAAGGGAGGAAAGGGAGACCTGGTCAGGGAAGTCTCCGCGGCCTGCCGGGAACTGGGCATGAAATTCTGCATCTACCTTTCCCCGTGGGACATGCATGAAAAAAGCTTTGGGACGGAAAAGTACAATGATTTCTACGTCAAGCAACTGGAAGAGCTGCTGACCAATTACGGCCCGGTTTATCTTTTATGGTTTGACGGCGCCGGGGTGGATAGCAAAGTCAACGGGAAACAGACTCCCTTCGACTGGGAGAGGATCTTTAAAAAGGCCAGGGAATTGCAGCCGGAAGTTCTTCTTTCCGGGGCGGCTCCCGATGTTCGGTGGGGCGGGAACGAGATGGGGCGCGGGCGGGAAACGGAATGGTGCGTCCAGGGGGTTACGGCTTCGTCACGCCTGTTTGGCGGAAATAATGTGGGGATTCGGGCTAAAGACAGGAATCTGGGTTCCATTGACAGCCTGGCGGGGAAAAAGCAGCTCGTCTGGTACCCTTCACGGGCAGGCCTTCCCATCCGCAAAGGCTGGTTTTACCATGAGCGCGACGACAAATCCATCAAGTCCCTTGATTACCTGGTGGACTGTTATTTTTCAACGGTCGGGCAAAACTCCAATGTTCTTCCCAATCTCTCTCCCAATAAGGAAGGAATCATTCCGGAAGCGGACGCCAGGAGGATGATTCAATTCGGACGGGTGATTGAAAAGATGAAAAAAAACGACTTGGCCAAGGGAGCACGGGCGAAAGCCCTTTCCGGGTGGTCCGGAAATCCGGACTCCGGACTCTTGTTTGACAACAACCCTTTTACAGGCTGGGCCACTGCCGATGGCACAACCCGGGCGGAGGTTGAAATCCAGCTGCCCGGAAAGAAAGAATTCAACGTCATCAAGCTTCAGGAAAATGTCCGTGACTACGGCCAGCGTGTGGAGCGCTTTGCCGTGGATGCGTGGCTGGACGGCCAATGGAAACCCTTGGCTGAAAGTACCACCATCGGATTCCGTAAAATGATCAGGTTGCCGAAGGCGGTGAAGGCTGATCAATTGAGGATACGCTTTCTGGATTCCCGAAAATCCATTTCATTCAGCAATTTCTCGTTGTATTACCTGGCTCCTTTCTCAACGGAGGACAACCTGGAAGCCGTCCGGAAACTGGACAGGAAGGAATGGAAAATAACCGTTGCCGGGGAAAACCTTCCCGCAGCCCAGTTGGAGCGGCTGAAAGACGGAAAAACGGATACTTATGTGGAAATTGGCCTGCCTCCCCAGGGATGCGACATTATTATTGATACGGGAAAAGTGCAGAAAATTGCCGGGTTGATATATACGCCTGTGATGGAGGGAGGCCCGGGCCATATTGAAATGTATGATATCCGTCTCAGCAGGGACGGCAAAACATGGGGAAAGCCGGTGGCTTCCGGCCGTTTCGGCAATATCGTCAACAACCCGGTGGAACAGGAGGTCAATTTTGTTCCCGTTGAAGCTAGATTCGTCAAATTCAGTGCTAAAAAAGGTGCCGAGGGAGCACGTAAAGCGGCTATAGCTGAACTGGATTTGCTTTAA
- a CDS encoding acyltransferase family protein, which translates to MVEEYSPDRKPEKEQAFRSEDVPGTPPRECWLDLGRVVGLFFIVLFHAAGNGVEFPLFFQRVPFLFMAAAYFVGRRKIFDWRHSPCRYVLFYLAWNGAAFLEAFFRHWIYLSLGHSSTWDWSSLPWKLTGVGTTFPYDGPLWFLKYVMALSMLSPLLFALGKRKLLIPATIAVLFSVVLFPELNALFSDPPRVPWADSLAFFMLGFCLSSLTLGEIKLFLKKTGYISLPVWAAIAWMNHCGVISTETLHTLPCWIPGILGLGSLCVLLTEKTFFLNIARACAPLFFFIYAIHCLILPYLMPLLSKILLEGITSAMVATVLIFAGAFFLHRWVVRHYPGWEYLIFAQKQKKPPIDGKEKEKFAVGTLRSASMNEPRL; encoded by the coding sequence ATGGTTGAAGAATACTCTCCGGACAGGAAGCCGGAAAAGGAGCAGGCCTTCCGTTCGGAGGATGTTCCCGGAACGCCGCCGAGGGAATGCTGGCTTGACCTGGGCAGGGTGGTTGGCCTGTTCTTCATCGTCCTTTTTCATGCTGCGGGAAACGGTGTGGAATTCCCTCTCTTCTTCCAGCGGGTGCCCTTTCTGTTCATGGCGGCGGCCTACTTTGTGGGACGCAGGAAAATATTCGACTGGCGCCATTCCCCATGCAGGTACGTTTTATTTTATCTGGCATGGAACGGGGCGGCTTTTCTGGAAGCGTTCTTCAGGCATTGGATTTATTTAAGTCTGGGCCATTCAAGCACGTGGGACTGGAGCAGCCTGCCCTGGAAGCTGACGGGAGTGGGAACCACCTTTCCCTATGACGGCCCCCTGTGGTTCCTGAAATACGTGATGGCGCTGAGCATGCTCTCTCCGCTTTTATTCGCCCTCGGAAAAAGAAAGCTGCTGATTCCCGCGACGATTGCCGTTCTCTTCTCCGTGGTGCTGTTTCCGGAGCTCAACGCGTTGTTTTCCGACCCTCCCCGCGTTCCGTGGGCGGACTCCCTGGCCTTTTTCATGCTGGGGTTCTGCCTTTCCTCCCTGACGCTGGGAGAGATTAAGCTGTTCCTGAAAAAAACAGGTTATATTTCCCTTCCCGTGTGGGCGGCAATAGCGTGGATGAACCATTGCGGCGTCATCTCCACGGAAACCCTGCACACCCTGCCTTGCTGGATTCCAGGGATTCTGGGATTGGGCTCCCTGTGCGTTCTGCTGACGGAAAAGACGTTCTTTCTTAACATCGCGCGGGCATGCGCTCCCCTCTTCTTCTTCATTTATGCCATTCATTGCCTGATCCTGCCCTACTTGATGCCGCTCCTGTCAAAAATCCTTCTTGAGGGAATCACTTCCGCCATGGTTGCGACGGTTCTGATATTTGCAGGAGCATTCTTTCTTCACCGATGGGTGGTCCGGCATTACCCCGGCTGGGAATACCTGATCTTTGCCCAAAAGCAGAAAAAACCGCCGATTGACGGAAAGGAAAAAGAGAAGTTTGCCGTCGGCACCCTCCGCTCCGCCTCCATGAATGAACCCCGTCTTTAG
- a CDS encoding adenylyltransferase/cytidyltransferase family protein: MATKIFVSGFYDIIHAGHIQFFREARSLGDFLIVSFASEQVLWKSKRRKPSIPDGHKKVILESLCMVDKVVCGEHLEPGMDFEHVFLKERPDILAVTEDDCYGDLKRELCARIGARYVVLPKTPPCSEQISTTQLVNRIKAPLSVPLRVDFAGGWLDVPRHARQGAYIVNCAISPFVSLDHWPYELRSGLGGSGAWAMLQGRDSVQSELALGVGWQDPAVIAETGLCVWRSGAVPVLDIKSTGDFLAGKMAVFHTGHDHDTPGMADGCRDYARIAQSSLIARAGVMERSIHELAAGVALYHSVQLQEGMAPLPTLGEELAKKYLGGGFGGYALYLFASREDRDEAVRLHDGMRAVEPYCKSPF, translated from the coding sequence ATGGCTACCAAAATATTCGTCTCCGGTTTTTACGATATCATTCATGCCGGGCATATCCAGTTCTTCCGTGAAGCGCGTTCGCTGGGGGATTTCCTCATCGTCTCCTTCGCTTCAGAGCAGGTGCTCTGGAAAAGCAAGCGCAGAAAACCATCCATTCCGGACGGCCATAAAAAAGTAATTCTGGAAAGCCTGTGCATGGTGGACAAGGTGGTCTGCGGAGAACATCTGGAGCCTGGAATGGATTTTGAACACGTTTTCCTGAAAGAACGGCCTGATATCCTGGCTGTTACGGAAGATGACTGTTACGGCGACCTTAAAAGGGAACTGTGCGCAAGAATTGGAGCGCGGTATGTAGTGCTTCCCAAAACGCCTCCCTGTTCCGAACAGATTTCCACCACCCAGTTGGTGAACAGAATCAAGGCCCCGCTTAGCGTTCCCCTGCGCGTGGACTTTGCGGGGGGCTGGCTGGACGTTCCCAGGCATGCGCGGCAGGGGGCGTACATTGTCAACTGTGCCATCAGTCCGTTTGTATCCCTGGACCACTGGCCCTATGAACTCCGGTCCGGACTGGGAGGCAGCGGAGCCTGGGCCATGCTGCAGGGCAGGGACTCCGTCCAGTCGGAACTTGCCCTGGGGGTTGGCTGGCAGGATCCGGCCGTGATTGCGGAAACGGGGCTGTGCGTCTGGCGTTCCGGCGCCGTCCCCGTGCTGGACATCAAGAGCACCGGTGACTTTCTGGCCGGGAAAATGGCGGTCTTCCACACCGGGCATGACCATGATACGCCGGGAATGGCTGACGGGTGCAGGGACTATGCCCGCATCGCCCAGTCTTCCCTGATTGCCCGTGCCGGAGTGATGGAGCGCAGCATTCATGAACTGGCTGCCGGAGTGGCGCTGTACCATAGCGTGCAGCTCCAGGAGGGGATGGCTCCCCTTCCAACACTGGGGGAAGAACTGGCGAAGAAATACCTGGGAGGCGGGTTCGGGGGATATGCCCTGTACCTGTTCGCTTCCCGGGAGGACAGGGATGAGGCGGTGCGTCTTCATGACGGCATGAGGGCTGTGGAGCCGTATTGCAAAAGCCCCTTCTGA